From Pseudomonas fluorescens, one genomic window encodes:
- the lspA gene encoding signal peptidase II, with the protein MPDASGRFGRLGWLWLSLLVLVIDQASKFYFEGSLTMYQQIVVIPDYFSWTLAYNTGAAFSFLADSSGWQRWLFALIAIVVSGVLVVWLKRLGRNDTWLAVALALVLGGALGNLYDRIALGHVIDFILVHWQNRWYFPAFNFADSAITVGAVMLALDMFKTKKTGEAVHD; encoded by the coding sequence ATGCCTGATGCCTCTGGCCGTTTCGGACGGTTGGGCTGGCTCTGGTTGAGCTTGCTGGTCCTGGTCATCGACCAGGCCAGCAAGTTCTACTTCGAAGGCTCGCTAACCATGTACCAGCAAATCGTGGTCATTCCCGATTATTTCAGCTGGACCCTGGCCTACAACACCGGTGCCGCCTTCAGCTTCCTGGCTGACAGCTCCGGCTGGCAGCGCTGGCTGTTTGCTCTGATTGCGATCGTGGTCAGTGGCGTGCTGGTGGTCTGGCTCAAGCGCCTGGGGCGCAACGACACCTGGCTGGCGGTTGCGCTGGCTTTGGTGCTCGGTGGTGCGCTGGGCAATCTTTACGACCGCATTGCCCTGGGGCATGTGATCGATTTCATTCTGGTGCACTGGCAGAACCGCTGGTATTTCCCGGCGTTTAACTTTGCCGACAGTGCCATCACCGTTGGTGCGGTGATGCTCGCGCTGGATATGTTCAAAACCAAGAAAACCGGAGAAGCCGTACATGACTGA
- the ispH gene encoding 4-hydroxy-3-methylbut-2-enyl diphosphate reductase: MQIKLANPRGFCAGVDRAIEIVNRALEVFGPPIYVRHEVVHNKFVVEDLRARGAIFVEELDQVPDDVIVIFSAHGVSQAVRSEAAGRGLKVFDATCPLVTKVHIEVARYSRDGRECILIGHAGHPEVEGTMGQYDASNGGAIYLVEDEKDVAALQVHNPDRLAFVTQTTLSMDDTSRVIDALRTRFPAIGGPRKDDICYATQNRQDAVKQLADECDVVLVVGSPNSSNSNRLRELAERMATPAYLIDGAEDMQRSWFDGVQRIGITAGASAPEVLVRGVIEQLHAWGATGADELAGREENITFSMPKELRVRTLP, translated from the coding sequence ATGCAAATCAAACTCGCCAATCCCCGTGGCTTCTGCGCCGGTGTTGACCGGGCAATCGAAATCGTCAACCGCGCCCTGGAGGTCTTCGGGCCGCCGATCTACGTGCGCCACGAAGTGGTACACAACAAGTTCGTGGTTGAAGATTTGCGTGCACGGGGAGCGATTTTCGTCGAGGAACTGGATCAGGTGCCGGATGACGTCATCGTGATTTTCAGTGCTCACGGTGTGTCCCAGGCGGTTCGCAGCGAAGCCGCAGGTCGCGGCCTGAAAGTGTTCGATGCCACCTGCCCATTGGTGACCAAGGTGCATATCGAGGTTGCGCGCTACAGCCGTGACGGGCGTGAATGCATCCTGATTGGCCACGCCGGTCACCCGGAAGTCGAAGGCACCATGGGGCAGTACGACGCCAGCAATGGTGGCGCGATCTACCTGGTCGAAGACGAAAAAGACGTGGCTGCGCTGCAAGTGCACAACCCGGACAGGCTTGCATTCGTCACGCAGACCACTTTGTCGATGGATGACACCAGTCGGGTGATCGACGCCCTGCGCACACGCTTTCCGGCCATTGGCGGTCCGCGCAAGGATGACATCTGCTACGCCACGCAAAACCGCCAGGATGCCGTCAAGCAACTGGCTGATGAGTGTGACGTGGTGTTGGTGGTCGGCAGCCCGAACAGCTCCAACTCCAACCGTCTACGTGAGCTGGCTGAGCGCATGGCGACCCCGGCCTACCTGATCGATGGCGCCGAGGACATGCAACGCAGCTGGTTCGATGGCGTCCAGCGGATCGGCATCACGGCCGGTGCGTCGGCCCCGGAAGTGCTGGTGCGTGGCGTGATCGAGCAGTTGCACGCCTGGGGCGCGACGGGCGCTGATGAGCTGGCGGGTCGTGAGGAAAACATTACGTTCTCGATGCCCAAGGAACTGCGCGTTCGTACCTTGCCCTGA
- the fkpB gene encoding FKBP-type peptidyl-prolyl cis-trans isomerase: protein MTEQVLIEQRIGQNTEVTLHFALRLENGDTVDSTFDKAPATFKVGDGNLLPGFEAALFGFKAGDKRTLSIEPERAFGQPNPQNVQIIPRSQFQDMDLSPGLLVIFNDAANTELPGVVKEFDDAQVTIDFNHPLAGKTLTFDVEIISVKAL, encoded by the coding sequence ATGACTGAACAGGTATTGATCGAGCAACGTATCGGTCAGAACACGGAAGTCACTTTGCATTTCGCATTGCGCCTGGAGAACGGCGATACGGTCGACAGCACTTTCGACAAGGCTCCGGCGACTTTCAAGGTGGGTGATGGCAACTTGCTGCCGGGCTTCGAAGCGGCACTTTTCGGTTTCAAGGCCGGCGACAAGCGCACACTGAGCATCGAGCCTGAGCGTGCCTTTGGCCAGCCCAACCCGCAAAACGTGCAGATCATCCCGCGCTCGCAGTTCCAGGACATGGACCTGTCGCCGGGCTTGCTGGTGATCTTCAACGACGCGGCCAATACTGAGTTGCCAGGTGTAGTGAAAGAGTTCGATGACGCGCAAGTGACCATCGACTTCAATCACCCGTTGGCTGGCAAGACCTTGACCTTTGACGTGGAAATCATTTCCGTTAAAGCGCTTTAA